Proteins encoded together in one Mercenaria mercenaria strain notata chromosome 18, MADL_Memer_1, whole genome shotgun sequence window:
- the LOC128550726 gene encoding carnosine synthase 1-like translates to MAKRLVEKCENYSKAHGSYVEWDTDVNLSPPKSWGKPVPEKDKYLWDYYTSLQYTLYETGHPETVDRTFRPRSHPNKEHVNVVLLSSPVECIGILLEGGKQLPDGFHIVLSPSWLSKVPSEEDTSLSSLLLHKSISFHSNGASFVDEYKPPRRVSYFVDYFTDNVTSGQRNDGIEIESGLDCPMSSSIKLCELVDDKVWTRDVMADVGMSIPETLAIRRMPIRKLSSAKEEMKTIDFKSYVTLDMTTVEKEISAFAKRLQMSQIQKIVVKPSGSKYFGSVGVSFHSTSDIEPIVHAAKELLMEIDEGCSVLVEEFVEPAVPLDAGSNKVPLWLASEGLGFRVRSTVCRDHDDTPVTTLINCAIADKHLPINGDNTVCQSLDSTLLAYNVFDESERRELEMKIRRQSADVLKIIMEREKLLSVEERGAFRGQTDVIGIDIVVTKKAGKLVPVGIEVNSHDCTINTQFYDFMMSLGESTLMRRKEKTSTSPMGNVNNTKDKGYVPSQFPDNRDSRGSEFTGGNGAKFTDKQGGIVASLSSTIQESRYYCGKTMGRSVRPLVRNMISRSQRYMMKGKQVVVIGGGGYSKRNIWPDAQDYGIKVVLVDSDANHLAREQVHRFIHYDFDDHQEDFAHACNIFKLLHTQGIDVDGCLTFWEDCVPLAAFVKEMTGTKGSSHKAALTGKKKSRTQNVLSTCTAAIPHWPRTYLYSSKSVHIKSENDSVLVPKSIQFPAILKLEHGSSAVGVSVVNDEEEIRKKYHQISECLRTESDYPGIGLGHDNTMVAMEYHKGSEHDVDVILYDRKLVGAFISDNGPTRRPYFTETAAVMPSSLPEDKQAQLIVAAYQCCTEIGLSSGTFNVELLMTSTGPKLIEINARMGGFYLRDWIKEIYGVDLMLCSLMISCGVQPYVPKHPADLLFMGIMLIPSAHAHILHDTDFRTQLNEMIEKNEILFTQYSESDEIQSTEYEEPFGNIAVSAETPEEAKTKLLAICEQLGVSLKEYPVKTFLQYF, encoded by the exons GTGGAAAACAGTTGCCAGATGGTTTTCATATAGTTCTTTCGCCGTCCTGGCTATCAAAAGTTCCATCTGAAGAAGACACTTCTCTCAGCTCACTGTTGCTGCACAAATCTATATCGTTCCATTCGAACGGCGCTTCCTTTGTTGACGAGTACAAACCTCCTAGAAGGGTGTCCTACTTTGTGGACTATTTTACGGACAACGTCACAAGCGGTCAACGTAATGATGGTATAGAGATAGAG AGTGGTCTTGACTGTCCAATGAGCAGTTCCATCAAACTTTGCGAGTTGGTTGACGACAAAGTTTGGACAAGAGATGTAATGGCGGATGTTGGTATGAGCATACCGGAAACACTTGCAATCCGAAGAATGCCGATTAGAAAGCTGTCGTCTGCAAAAGAGGAAATGAAAACTATCGATTTCAAAAGTTATGTTACCCTTGACATGACCACTGTTGAAAAGGAAATCTCAGCATTTGCTAAAAGACTCCAAATGTCACAAATTCAAAAG ATTGTTGTAAAACCTTCGGGATCAAAATACTTCGGTAGCGTGGGAGTATCATTTCATAGTACGTCAGATATTGAACCTATCGTTCATGCCGCCAAGGAATTGCTTATGGAGATTGATGAAGGTTGCTCTGTCCTTGTGGAAGAATTTGTGGAACCAGCCGTACCACTGGATGCag GTTCTAACAAAGTGCCACTGTGGTTGGCAAGTGAAGGACTAGGATTTAGAGTGCGTTCTACCGTTTGCAGGGACCATGATGATACGCCAGTAACAACTCTT ATTAACTGCGCAATAGCAGACAAGCATCTGCCAATAAACGGCGACAACACCGTTTGCCAGTCTCTCGATAGTACGTTACTGGCATACAACGTATTTGATGAATCTGAGAGAAGAGAATTAGAAATGAAAATCAGAAGGCAATCAGCTGATGTGTTGAAAATCATAATGGAAAGGGAGAAATTGCTTAGTGTTGAAGAAAGAGGTGCATTCAGGGGACAAACTGATGTAATAG GAATAGACATTGTAGTGACAAAGAAAGCTGGAAAGTTAGTTCCTGTAGGAATAGAGGTCAACAGTCATGACTGTACCATCAACACTCAGTTTTATGATTTCATGATGAGCCTTGGAGAGAGCACTTTGATGAGGCGGAAAGAAAAGACCAGCACCAGTCCTATGGGAAATGTAAATAACACAAAAGATAAAGGTTACGTACCTAGTCAGTTTCCTGACAATCGAGATTCAAGAGGGAGCGAGTTCACAGGCGGCAACGGAGCTAAATTTACTGACAAACAGGGAGGGATAGTTGCATCATTAAGCTCAACAATTCAAGAATCAAGATATTATTGCGGGAAAACGATGGGTCGAAGTGTGCGTCCATTGGTAAGGAATATGATATCAAGGTCTCAACGTTACATGATGAAAGGAAAACAAGTTGTTGTAATTGGTGGCGGTGGCTACAGCAAGAGAAATATATGGCCGGATGCTCAGGATTATGGCATTAAA GTTGTTCTAGTTGACTCGGACGCCAATCACCTGGCAAGAGAACAAGTCCACCGCTTCATACACTATGACTTTGATGATCACCAGGAAGACTTTGCACATGCGTGTAATATCTTTAAATTGTTACATACCCAAGGGATAGATGTTGATGGCTGTCTCACGTTCTGGGAGGATTGTGTACCGCTAGCAGCCTTTGTCAAAGAAATGACGGGCACAAAAG GCTCAAGTCATAAGGCAGCACTTACAGGGAAAAAGAAAAGTAGAACTCAGAATGTTCTTAGCACGTGCACAGCTGCTATTCCTCACTGGCCGAGAACATATTTGTATTCCTCAAAGTCTGTTCATATCAAATCTGAAAATGACAGTGTATTAGTGCCAAAAAG CATACAGTTCCCCGCGATACTCAAGCTGGAACATGGCTCTAGTGCAGTTGGTGTGTCGGTAGTCAACGATGAAGAAGAGATTAGGAAGAAGTATCATCAAATATCCGAATGTTTACGGACGGAATCGGATTATCCCGGAATCGGACTTGGTCACGATAATACAATGGTGGCAATGGAATATCATAAAGGATCTGAGCACGATGTCGATGTCATTTTATACGACAGAAAGCTTGTTGGTGCATTTATTTCTGATAATGGGCCGACTCGACGACCTTATTTCACAG AGACAGCAGCGGTTATGCCATCGTCGTTACCAGAAGATAAACAAGCGCAGCTTATTGTAGCAGCATATCAATGCTGTACTGAAATAG GGCTGTCAAGTGGTACATTTAATGTTGAACTACTTATGACCAGCACGGGACCCAAACTGATAGAAATCAATGCAAGAATGGGTGGTTTTTACCTTCGGGACTGGATCAAAGAAATTTACGGGGTGGATCTCATGCTGTGCTCGCTGATGATCTCTTGTGGTGTACAGCCCTATGTACCCAAACATCCGGCAGACTTGCTTTTTATGGGTATAATGCTCATACCTTCTGCGCATGCGCATATATTACACGACACGGATTTTAGAACCCAACTGAACGAAATGATAGAAAAGAATGAGATTTTATTTACGCAGTATAGTGAGTCAGATGAGATACAATCAACTGAATATGAAGAACCATTTGGCAACATTGCAGTGTCTGCGGAAACACCCGAAGAAGCGAAGACTAAACTATTAGCAATTTGCGAACAATTAGGAGTCAGTCTAAAAGAATACCCAGTAAAAACGTTTCTACAATACTTTTAG